One window of the Herbiconiux sp. L3-i23 genome contains the following:
- a CDS encoding HNH endonuclease signature motif containing protein, producing the protein MSQARDASQAASPGADLVDALAAGVLIERSRAAERYEQIDAVRRWYEAAHGARWSLPDALEWRELRAEVAAALAMHERTAESQLTYARRLSGDFSATLERLLQARISDRHARIVVDCSLGVPSHLLSEYEAQVLEVAEDLPPTRFEKRAASIAASIEPSTMVEQHREALTERRIFGEAAPRGMAWVHMLLDAPDALGALAAVTGHARTLHKLPGETRTLAQIEADVARDLFVDSTGVAATPSGGDPVATPAAQRGVRAGVFLHVPSDTARGKTDDPGELVGYGPIDAQTSRELSGTASSWTRLLTDPANGAILDFGRESYRVPAELRRYLQVRDEVCRFVGCTRAAQYCDIDHTTPWVEDGETIAENLANFCRGHHLVKGRGRWKVENVGDGVIRCISPTGKVYETPPAKVLPTGSGVRFRDVDDPVDEGSSPIHVVLARKFGVDGEAERTTDAQTSDRHSDAWFTGDDTGEECA; encoded by the coding sequence ATGAGCCAGGCGCGTGACGCATCGCAGGCGGCATCTCCAGGCGCCGATCTCGTCGACGCGCTGGCGGCCGGTGTCCTCATCGAGCGCTCTCGCGCGGCGGAGCGCTACGAGCAGATCGACGCCGTTCGCCGCTGGTACGAAGCCGCGCACGGGGCGCGGTGGAGTCTGCCCGACGCTCTCGAGTGGCGAGAGCTGCGGGCTGAAGTGGCGGCCGCTCTGGCGATGCACGAACGCACCGCCGAATCGCAGCTCACGTACGCGCGGCGCCTGTCGGGCGACTTCTCGGCAACCCTCGAGCGCCTGCTTCAAGCGCGTATCTCCGATCGGCATGCCCGCATCGTCGTCGACTGCTCGCTCGGAGTCCCGTCGCACCTGCTCTCCGAGTACGAAGCTCAGGTACTCGAGGTCGCCGAGGATCTGCCGCCCACGCGGTTCGAGAAGCGGGCGGCGTCTATCGCCGCGTCCATCGAGCCCTCCACGATGGTCGAGCAGCACCGCGAAGCCCTGACCGAGCGCCGTATCTTCGGTGAAGCCGCTCCCCGCGGGATGGCATGGGTGCACATGCTCTTGGACGCTCCCGATGCCCTCGGTGCGCTCGCCGCCGTCACTGGACATGCTCGAACGCTGCACAAGCTGCCCGGTGAGACGCGGACGCTCGCTCAGATCGAGGCCGACGTGGCCCGCGATCTTTTCGTGGATTCGACGGGCGTCGCTGCGACCCCGTCCGGAGGCGACCCGGTCGCAACCCCCGCGGCGCAGCGCGGCGTCAGAGCGGGCGTATTCCTGCACGTGCCGTCGGACACCGCGCGCGGCAAGACCGATGACCCGGGCGAACTGGTCGGTTACGGTCCGATCGACGCGCAGACCTCGCGCGAGTTGTCGGGCACGGCGAGCAGCTGGACACGACTCCTCACCGACCCGGCGAACGGCGCGATCCTCGACTTCGGCCGCGAGAGCTACCGAGTTCCCGCCGAACTGCGCCGCTACCTGCAGGTGCGCGATGAGGTCTGTCGGTTCGTCGGCTGCACTCGAGCCGCTCAGTATTGCGACATCGACCACACAACTCCATGGGTCGAAGACGGCGAGACAATCGCCGAGAACCTCGCCAACTTCTGCAGAGGCCACCATCTGGTGAAGGGCAGAGGCAGGTGGAAGGTCGAGAACGTCGGAGACGGCGTCATCCGATGCATCTCGCCCACCGGCAAGGTGTACGAGACTCCGCCGGCGAAGGTGCTGCCGACCGGGTCAGGAGTGCGGTTCCGAGATGTGGATGATCCGGTCGACGAAGGCTCATCACCGATCCACGTCGTGCTCGCGCGCAAGTTCGGCGTCGATGGCGAAGCGGAACGCACGACTGACGCTCAGACCAGCGATCGGCATTCCGACGCCTGGTTCACCGGCGACGACACCGGGGAGGAGTGTGCCTGA
- the radA gene encoding DNA repair protein RadA yields MPRAAATASPYRCTECGWTTAKWVGRCAECQQWGTVVEAAEKTGFTRSVKPTVVLGDRIAKPIGEVEIESASHKQSGIAEFDRVLGGGVVPGAAILLSGEPGVGKSTLLLEVAARAAGTGARVLYVTAEESVGQVRMRAERTGALHPNLYLAAETDLATVLGQVDAVEPDLLIVDSVQTVSSGEIDGFAGGPSQVREVASSLIRLAKQRNLPVLLVGHVTKDGSIAGPRLLEHLVDVVCTFEGDRQTSLRFIRALKNRFGPVDEVGCFEMASDGIVEVPDPSGLFLSRGDKAVSGTCVTVAMEGRRALPVEVQALVVGTSAPQPRRVVSGVDSSRVAMVLAVLERRAGIKLSTLDVYVSTVGGVRLTEPGADLAIALAIASAAKDQPVGHDVVAVGELSLAGEIRPVSMAKQRATEAKRLGFRRVLDHSTESARSALKAALG; encoded by the coding sequence ATGCCCCGCGCCGCCGCCACCGCCTCGCCCTACCGCTGCACGGAATGCGGCTGGACGACCGCGAAGTGGGTCGGTCGCTGCGCCGAGTGCCAGCAGTGGGGCACCGTCGTCGAGGCCGCCGAGAAGACGGGCTTCACGCGCTCGGTGAAGCCGACCGTGGTGCTCGGCGATCGCATCGCGAAGCCCATCGGCGAGGTCGAGATCGAGTCGGCCAGCCACAAGCAGAGCGGCATCGCCGAATTCGACCGCGTGCTGGGCGGCGGCGTCGTGCCGGGAGCCGCCATCCTGCTGAGCGGCGAGCCCGGCGTGGGCAAGTCCACTCTGCTGCTCGAAGTCGCGGCGCGCGCCGCCGGCACCGGTGCACGCGTGCTCTATGTGACCGCCGAGGAGTCCGTCGGACAGGTGCGGATGCGCGCCGAACGCACGGGCGCCCTGCACCCCAATCTCTATCTCGCGGCCGAGACCGACCTCGCGACGGTGCTCGGCCAGGTCGACGCCGTCGAGCCCGACCTGCTCATCGTCGACTCGGTGCAGACGGTCTCGAGCGGCGAGATCGACGGCTTCGCGGGAGGGCCGTCGCAGGTCCGCGAAGTCGCGTCATCCCTAATCCGCCTCGCGAAGCAGCGCAACCTCCCCGTGCTTCTGGTCGGTCACGTCACGAAGGACGGATCCATCGCGGGCCCACGCCTCCTCGAGCATCTCGTCGATGTGGTCTGCACGTTCGAGGGCGACCGGCAGACCTCGCTGCGCTTCATCCGCGCGCTCAAGAACCGTTTCGGACCGGTCGATGAGGTCGGCTGCTTCGAGATGGCGAGCGACGGCATCGTCGAGGTCCCCGACCCCAGCGGACTGTTCCTCAGCCGCGGCGACAAAGCGGTCAGCGGCACCTGCGTGACCGTCGCGATGGAGGGCCGACGCGCACTGCCCGTCGAGGTGCAGGCGCTCGTCGTCGGCACATCGGCCCCGCAGCCGCGACGCGTGGTCAGCGGCGTCGACTCGAGCCGCGTCGCGATGGTCCTCGCCGTGCTCGAGCGCCGCGCGGGCATCAAGCTGAGCACGCTCGACGTCTACGTCTCCACCGTCGGCGGGGTCCGCCTCACCGAGCCGGGCGCCGACCTCGCCATTGCGCTCGCGATCGCCTCGGCCGCGAAAGACCAGCCCGTCGGGCACGACGTCGTCGCGGTCGGCGAGCTGAGCCTCGCCGGCGAGATCCGACCCGTGTCGATGGCGAAGCAGCGGGCGACCGAGGCGAAGCGGCTCGGCTTCCGTCGTGTGCTCGACCACTCCACCGAGTCGGCACGATCCGCGCTCAAGGCCGCCCTCGGCTGA
- a CDS encoding amino-acid N-acetyltransferase: MAASEYTIRRARTGDVRDIHALVEPLVQRRILLGKDLVVFYENLQEFVVAVDADGALVGCGALHVMWEDLGEVRTLAVSDGHLRKGVGHLLLERLEADARELGLDRLFCLTFEIDFFTRHGFAPIGEGVVSPDVYAELVRSPDEGVAEFLDLARVKPNTLGNTRMLKHLA; encoded by the coding sequence GTGGCGGCCTCCGAGTACACGATCCGGCGCGCGCGCACCGGCGACGTGCGCGACATCCATGCGCTCGTCGAGCCCCTGGTGCAGCGACGCATTCTGCTGGGCAAGGATCTCGTCGTCTTCTACGAGAACCTGCAGGAGTTCGTCGTCGCGGTCGACGCCGACGGTGCGCTGGTGGGATGCGGGGCTCTGCACGTCATGTGGGAGGACCTCGGCGAGGTCCGCACGCTCGCGGTATCCGACGGCCACTTGCGCAAGGGGGTCGGCCATCTGCTGCTCGAGCGCCTCGAGGCGGACGCGCGCGAGCTGGGGCTCGACCGTCTGTTCTGCCTGACCTTCGAGATCGACTTCTTCACCCGGCACGGCTTCGCTCCGATCGGCGAGGGGGTCGTCTCTCCCGATGTCTACGCCGAGCTGGTCCGCTCGCCCGACGAAGGTGTCGCCGAGTTCCTCGACCTCGCGCGGGTCAAGCCGAACACGCTCGGCAACACCCGCATGCTGAAGCACCTGGCCTGA
- a CDS encoding ATP-dependent Clp protease ATP-binding subunit: protein MFERFTDRARRVVVLAQEEAKMLNHNYIGTEHILLGLIHEGEGVAAKALESLGISLDAVREQVQDIIGQGQQQPTGHIPFTPRAKKVLELSLREALQLGHNYIGTEHILLGLIREGEGVAAQVLVKLGADLNRVRQQVIQLLSGYQGKEAIAVGGENQQSAQQGSQVLDQFGRNLTQAARDGKLDPVIGREKEIERVMQILSRRSKNNPVLIGEPGVGKTAVVEGLAQAIVRGDVPETLKDKQLYTLDLGSLIAGSRYRGDFEERLKKVTKEIRTRGDIITFIDEIHTLVGAGAAEGAIDAASILKPLLARGELQTIGATTLDEYRKHFEKDAALERRFQPIQVNEPSLPHAINILKGLRDRYEAHHKVSITDGAIVAAANLADRYIQDRFLPDKAIDLIDEAGARLRLSILSAPPELREFDEKIAVVRAAKETAIEDQDFEKAAGLRDEEKQLLAERLRLEKKWKSGDVATTAEVDEGLIAEVLAQATGIPVFKLTEEESSRLIFMEKALHERVIGQDEAISVLAKTIRRTRAGLKDPKRPSGSFIFAGPTGVGKTELAKALAEFLFDDENALISLDMSEYGEKHTVSRLFGAPPGFVGFEEGGQLTEKVRRKPFSVVLFDEIEKAHPDIFNSLLQILEEGRLTDGQGRVVDFKNTVIIMTTNLGTKDIAGGPVGFVMEGDTSTGYDRMRAKVTEELKKHFKPEFLNRVDETIVFPQLTKPELLQIVDLFIKRLSFRLMDRDMTIEIAVPAKERLIDLGFDPALGARPLRRAVQHEVEDRLSEKILHGELEAGDHIQVDFVDGEFTFTTGKRHDMVGAGTAQGAIAAGPDIAAAG from the coding sequence ATGTTCGAGAGATTCACCGATCGAGCCCGTCGCGTCGTCGTCCTCGCCCAGGAAGAGGCGAAGATGCTGAACCACAACTACATCGGCACCGAGCACATCCTGCTCGGGCTCATCCACGAGGGTGAGGGTGTGGCCGCGAAGGCGCTCGAGTCGCTGGGCATCTCGCTCGACGCGGTGCGCGAGCAGGTCCAGGACATCATCGGCCAGGGCCAGCAGCAGCCGACGGGGCACATCCCGTTCACGCCGCGCGCCAAGAAGGTGCTCGAGCTCAGCCTCCGCGAGGCGCTGCAGCTCGGTCACAACTACATCGGCACCGAGCACATCCTCCTCGGCCTCATCCGTGAGGGCGAGGGTGTCGCCGCCCAGGTGCTCGTCAAGCTCGGCGCCGACCTCAACCGCGTGCGCCAGCAGGTCATCCAGCTGCTCTCGGGATACCAGGGCAAGGAGGCGATCGCCGTGGGTGGTGAGAACCAGCAGAGCGCCCAGCAGGGCTCGCAGGTGCTCGACCAGTTCGGGCGCAACCTGACTCAGGCCGCGCGCGACGGCAAGCTCGACCCGGTCATCGGGCGCGAGAAGGAGATCGAGCGCGTCATGCAGATCCTGTCGCGCCGCTCTAAGAACAACCCGGTCCTCATCGGCGAGCCCGGCGTCGGCAAGACCGCCGTCGTCGAGGGCCTGGCCCAGGCCATCGTGCGCGGCGACGTGCCCGAGACGCTGAAGGACAAGCAGCTCTACACCCTCGACCTCGGCTCGCTCATCGCCGGCAGCCGCTACCGCGGTGACTTCGAGGAGCGCCTCAAGAAGGTGACGAAGGAGATCCGCACCCGCGGCGACATCATCACCTTCATCGACGAGATCCACACCCTGGTGGGTGCGGGTGCCGCCGAGGGCGCGATCGACGCGGCCAGCATCCTGAAGCCGCTGCTCGCCCGCGGTGAGCTGCAGACCATCGGCGCGACCACGCTCGACGAGTACCGCAAGCACTTCGAGAAGGACGCCGCGCTCGAGCGCCGCTTCCAGCCGATCCAGGTCAACGAGCCCTCGCTGCCCCACGCGATCAACATCCTCAAGGGCCTGCGCGACCGCTACGAGGCGCACCACAAGGTGTCCATCACCGATGGCGCGATCGTGGCCGCGGCGAACCTCGCCGACCGCTACATCCAGGACCGCTTCCTGCCCGACAAGGCCATCGACCTGATCGACGAGGCCGGCGCCCGCCTGCGCCTGTCGATCCTGTCGGCGCCGCCGGAGCTGCGCGAGTTCGACGAGAAGATCGCCGTGGTGCGTGCCGCCAAGGAGACCGCGATCGAAGACCAGGACTTCGAGAAGGCCGCCGGCCTGCGCGACGAGGAGAAGCAGCTCCTCGCCGAGCGTCTGCGCCTCGAGAAGAAGTGGAAGTCGGGCGACGTCGCGACGACCGCCGAGGTCGACGAGGGTCTGATCGCCGAGGTGCTCGCCCAGGCGACCGGCATCCCGGTGTTCAAGCTCACCGAGGAGGAGTCCAGCCGGCTCATCTTCATGGAGAAGGCCCTGCACGAGCGCGTCATCGGTCAGGACGAGGCCATCTCGGTGCTCGCCAAGACGATCCGTCGCACCCGCGCCGGTCTGAAGGACCCGAAGCGTCCCTCCGGTTCGTTCATCTTCGCCGGCCCCACCGGTGTCGGTAAGACCGAGCTGGCCAAGGCGCTCGCCGAGTTCCTCTTCGACGACGAGAACGCTCTGATCTCGCTCGACATGTCCGAGTACGGCGAGAAGCACACCGTCTCGCGTCTGTTCGGCGCCCCTCCCGGATTCGTCGGATTCGAAGAGGGCGGCCAGCTGACAGAGAAGGTCCGCCGCAAGCCGTTCAGCGTGGTCCTGTTCGACGAGATCGAGAAGGCGCACCCCGACATCTTCAACTCGCTGCTCCAGATCCTGGAGGAGGGACGTCTGACCGACGGTCAGGGTCGCGTCGTCGACTTCAAGAACACGGTCATCATCATGACGACCAACCTCGGAACGAAGGACATCGCGGGTGGACCCGTGGGCTTCGTGATGGAGGGCGACACGTCGACCGGGTACGACCGGATGCGCGCGAAGGTCACCGAGGAGCTGAAGAAGCACTTCAAGCCCGAGTTCCTGAACCGCGTCGACGAGACGATCGTCTTCCCGCAGCTCACCAAGCCCGAGCTGCTGCAGATCGTCGACCTGTTCATCAAGCGGCTGAGCTTCCGCCTGATGGACCGCGACATGACGATCGAGATCGCGGTGCCCGCCAAGGAGCGTCTGATCGACCTCGGTTTCGACCCGGCGCTCGGCGCCCGTCCGCTGCGCCGCGCGGTGCAGCACGAGGTCGAGGACCGTCTGTCGGAGAAGATCCTGCACGGCGAGCTCGAGGCGGGCGACCACATCCAGGTCGACTTCGTCGACGGTGAGTTCACCTTCACCACGGGCAAGCGTCACGACATGGTCGGCGCTGGGACCGCTCAGGGAGCGATCGCGGCCGGTCCGGACATCGCCGCCGCCGGCTGA
- a CDS encoding helix-turn-helix transcriptional regulator → MAPAAETDLSRVHCRLDELLAARGMTLTRLSELVGVSLVNLSVLKNDRAKAIRFSTLTAICEALGCEIGELLVLAPGPVSEAP, encoded by the coding sequence ATGGCGCCCGCCGCCGAGACCGACCTCTCCCGCGTGCACTGCCGTCTCGACGAGCTCCTCGCCGCGCGCGGCATGACGCTGACCCGCCTCAGCGAGCTCGTGGGGGTGAGTCTCGTGAACCTCTCCGTGCTGAAGAACGACCGCGCGAAGGCCATCCGATTCTCGACGCTGACGGCGATCTGCGAGGCGCTCGGGTGCGAGATCGGAGAGCTGCTCGTGCTGGCGCCGGGTCCGGTCTCCGAAGCCCCCTGA
- a CDS encoding GAF domain-containing serine/threonine-protein kinase: MTDRQPGAAIGRYRVLSVIGQGGLATVYSAHDTLLDRDVAVKVFSSRATSRELVKVQEAEARLAAKLNHHALTTLYDAGVDSSDPEAPQIYLVMEHIAGADLKQRLERGSLNDLQLAYLATDLNSALAYVHENGFIHCDIKPANVLVADRDAATRLRGKLTDFGIAGIIGANGGRGTTTGTAAYLAPEQVEGGDPTTATDVYALGLVLIEAYKGTIEFPGSVQETALERLRRDPVMPAGMETDLASALRAMVERDPAKRISAREAAERFERVAARLIAKVKGASMPVTHTSEEDRVDAVHRYGILDTPPDEAFDRITRIAGRMLASPISFVSIVDEDRVFHKARLGVDIEQVPREFSLCPITVDVGAPWYVSDIAVDERTKDNALLAQHGVRAYAAAPMITEDGHTIGSLCVYDVRPRTFSPEDLADLNELAAVAMHELELRLAARRAAFGAA; this comes from the coding sequence TTGACCGACCGCCAGCCCGGCGCGGCCATCGGCCGATACCGAGTGCTCTCCGTCATCGGCCAAGGCGGGCTCGCCACCGTGTACTCCGCCCACGACACCCTGCTCGACCGCGACGTCGCGGTCAAGGTGTTCTCCTCGCGAGCGACCAGCCGCGAGCTGGTCAAGGTCCAGGAGGCCGAGGCGCGGCTCGCCGCCAAGCTCAACCACCACGCCCTCACCACCCTGTACGACGCGGGCGTCGATTCCAGCGACCCCGAGGCTCCGCAGATCTACCTCGTGATGGAGCACATCGCAGGGGCCGACCTCAAGCAGCGTCTGGAGCGAGGAAGCCTCAACGACCTCCAGCTGGCCTATCTCGCAACCGATCTCAACTCCGCCCTCGCCTACGTGCACGAGAACGGCTTCATCCACTGCGACATCAAGCCGGCGAACGTGCTCGTCGCCGACCGCGATGCCGCCACGCGACTGCGGGGCAAGCTCACCGACTTCGGCATCGCCGGCATCATCGGCGCCAACGGGGGCCGCGGCACCACGACCGGCACCGCCGCGTACCTGGCGCCCGAGCAGGTCGAAGGCGGCGACCCGACGACGGCGACGGACGTGTACGCCCTCGGCCTGGTGCTGATCGAGGCGTACAAGGGCACGATCGAGTTCCCCGGCTCGGTTCAGGAGACCGCACTCGAGCGCCTGCGCCGCGACCCCGTGATGCCCGCCGGCATGGAGACCGACCTCGCATCCGCCCTGCGCGCGATGGTCGAGCGCGACCCGGCGAAGCGCATCTCCGCCCGCGAAGCGGCCGAGCGGTTCGAACGCGTCGCGGCACGCCTCATCGCCAAGGTCAAGGGCGCATCGATGCCCGTCACCCACACCTCGGAGGAGGACCGCGTCGACGCCGTGCACCGCTACGGCATCCTCGACACCCCGCCGGATGAGGCGTTCGACCGCATCACCCGCATCGCGGGGCGCATGCTGGCCAGCCCGATCTCGTTCGTCTCGATCGTCGACGAGGACCGCGTGTTCCACAAGGCGCGGCTCGGCGTCGACATCGAACAGGTCCCCCGCGAGTTCTCGCTCTGCCCGATCACCGTCGACGTGGGCGCCCCCTGGTACGTCTCCGACATCGCGGTCGACGAGCGCACGAAGGACAACGCCCTCCTCGCCCAGCACGGGGTCCGCGCCTACGCGGCGGCGCCGATGATCACCGAAGACGGGCACACCATCGGCTCGCTCTGCGTCTACGACGTGCGGCCGCGCACCTTCTCGCCCGAAGACCTGGCCGACCTCAACGAGCTCGCCGCGGTCGCGATGCACGAGCTCGAACTCCGCCTGGCCGCCCGTCGCGCGGCGTTCGGCGCCGCCTGA
- a CDS encoding GAF domain-containing serine/threonine-protein kinase: MADPQTAHPAVIAGRYRVVSEIGRGPSATVYLADDAVLGRRVAVKVFVAARAGEELRLQEAEARRVAALEHPSLTALFDAGVATEFDGAPRIFLVSEWTDGPHLRSQVDLAPLSPTAVAHLGLHLAEGLAHIHSRGLVHGSIKPDNVLLSAHDSLTRPWGKLADLDQKTVVSGSQGPADEAPSARHRATLELTPAEDVLGLGATLAFALSGSLEFDDTGSVRLPEGTPRALADTLTAMTAPSPGDRPDAARVADELRLFFVSAVSGTRVRADDRTTERERVAAVRRYGILDTPPDEMFDRLTRLAARMTDTPMAFVSIVDEDRVFLKSIHGSDLSGDVPVDESLCTFTARGGEPWTAYDIWTDPRTRNVPLPLERGSVNSYAAAPLVTHDGYAIGSLCVYSVAHREFSDSDLDDLSELAAIGMRELELVRTARSVRQVAA; this comes from the coding sequence ATGGCCGACCCACAGACTGCTCATCCCGCGGTGATCGCCGGCCGGTATCGCGTCGTGTCGGAGATCGGACGTGGCCCGTCGGCGACCGTCTACCTCGCCGACGACGCGGTCCTCGGCCGTCGGGTGGCGGTCAAGGTGTTCGTCGCGGCACGCGCGGGTGAGGAACTGCGTCTGCAGGAGGCCGAGGCGAGGCGGGTCGCCGCGCTCGAACATCCGAGCCTCACCGCCCTGTTCGACGCGGGTGTCGCAACGGAGTTCGACGGCGCCCCGCGCATCTTCCTCGTCTCGGAGTGGACCGATGGACCGCATCTGCGCTCGCAGGTCGATCTCGCGCCGCTCTCTCCGACTGCCGTCGCGCACCTCGGCCTCCACCTCGCCGAAGGGCTCGCGCACATCCACTCTCGGGGTCTGGTGCACGGCAGCATCAAGCCCGACAACGTGCTGCTGTCGGCTCACGACTCGCTGACGCGCCCCTGGGGCAAGCTCGCCGACCTCGATCAGAAGACCGTGGTGTCGGGCTCGCAGGGCCCGGCCGACGAGGCACCGAGCGCCCGCCACCGGGCGACCCTCGAGCTGACCCCGGCCGAAGACGTGCTCGGCCTCGGAGCGACCCTCGCCTTCGCGCTGAGCGGCTCGCTGGAGTTCGACGACACCGGATCGGTGCGACTCCCCGAGGGGACTCCTCGTGCGCTGGCCGACACTCTGACGGCGATGACAGCACCGTCGCCCGGAGACCGTCCCGATGCGGCCCGAGTGGCGGACGAACTGCGTCTCTTCTTCGTGTCCGCCGTGAGCGGCACCCGGGTCCGTGCCGACGACCGCACCACAGAGCGGGAGCGGGTCGCGGCGGTCCGGCGCTACGGCATCCTCGACACGCCCCCCGACGAGATGTTCGACCGACTGACCCGCCTGGCCGCCCGGATGACCGACACCCCGATGGCGTTCGTGTCGATCGTCGACGAGGACCGGGTCTTCCTCAAGTCGATCCACGGCAGCGACCTGTCCGGCGACGTCCCGGTCGACGAGTCCCTCTGCACGTTCACCGCGCGCGGCGGCGAACCGTGGACGGCGTACGACATCTGGACCGATCCACGCACCCGGAACGTGCCACTCCCTCTGGAGCGCGGGTCGGTGAACTCGTACGCGGCCGCCCCGCTCGTCACCCACGACGGGTACGCGATCGGCTCGCTCTGCGTCTACTCGGTCGCCCACCGCGAGTTCTCGGACTCCGACCTCGACGACCTGTCGGAGCTGGCGGCGATCGGCATGCGCGAGCTCGAACTGGTCCGCACGGCCCGCAGCGTGCGGCAGGTCGCCGCATGA
- a CDS encoding serine/threonine-protein kinase gives MSAGPAPRLGRYELREVIGRGGLATVYSAHDSLLDREVAIKLFNADASSAELVRVQEAEARIAAQLSHFALTSLYDVGVESSDAGHPRIFLVMEHVRGGDLSGRLDQGPLRPNQLLSLAWDLASALEYIHGNGFVHRDLKPANVLITEDPANGRVRGKLTDFGITSILGAHAGQGTRKGTAAYISPEQVEGADPDLATDVYALGLVFLEALTGRIEFPGAMEQTAFARLERDPVIPDSVPPVVADLLRGMTHRQPALRPTMGVVLERIEAAAATLAAPIASAPTSDDPEKGRLAALRRYGVLDSPPDDALDHFTLLASRLFDAPISLLSFVDDERVWLKSHRGVAVQQVSRDAALCTLTVEGATAIAVPDISTDPRSADNTALRMTDAMAYAAAPLITHDGYAIGSLCVYDTRPRSFADDDLADLADLAALAMRELELRLAAREALFAA, from the coding sequence ATGAGCGCGGGCCCCGCTCCGCGGCTCGGACGCTACGAACTGCGCGAGGTCATCGGCCGCGGCGGTCTCGCCACCGTCTACTCCGCCCACGACTCGCTCCTCGACCGCGAGGTCGCGATCAAGCTGTTCAATGCCGACGCGTCGAGCGCCGAACTCGTCCGGGTCCAGGAGGCCGAAGCGCGCATCGCGGCGCAGCTCAGCCACTTCGCCCTCACCTCGCTCTACGACGTCGGGGTCGAATCGTCCGACGCGGGACACCCCCGCATCTTCCTCGTGATGGAGCACGTCCGCGGCGGCGATCTCAGCGGCCGTCTCGATCAGGGCCCGCTCCGTCCGAACCAGCTGCTCTCCCTGGCGTGGGATCTGGCGAGCGCGCTCGAGTACATCCACGGCAACGGCTTCGTGCACCGCGACCTCAAGCCGGCGAACGTGCTCATCACCGAGGACCCCGCCAACGGACGAGTCCGCGGCAAGCTCACCGATTTCGGCATCACCAGCATCCTCGGCGCCCACGCCGGTCAGGGCACCCGCAAGGGCACCGCCGCCTACATCAGTCCCGAACAGGTCGAGGGCGCCGACCCCGACCTCGCGACCGATGTGTACGCGCTCGGCCTCGTCTTCCTCGAGGCCCTCACCGGCCGGATCGAGTTCCCCGGGGCGATGGAGCAAACGGCGTTCGCGCGGCTCGAACGCGATCCGGTCATCCCCGATTCGGTGCCCCCCGTCGTCGCGGACCTCCTCCGCGGCATGACGCATCGACAGCCCGCCCTCCGGCCGACGATGGGCGTGGTGCTCGAGCGCATCGAGGCGGCCGCAGCCACCCTCGCGGCGCCCATCGCGAGCGCACCGACCTCCGACGACCCCGAGAAGGGACGTCTTGCGGCGCTGCGCCGCTACGGTGTGCTCGACAGCCCGCCCGACGACGCACTCGACCACTTCACGCTTCTCGCGTCGCGCCTGTTCGACGCCCCCATCAGCCTGCTGTCCTTCGTCGATGACGAGCGGGTGTGGCTGAAGTCGCACCGCGGAGTCGCGGTGCAGCAGGTCAGCCGCGACGCGGCGCTCTGCACACTGACGGTCGAAGGAGCGACGGCGATCGCCGTCCCTGACATCTCCACCGATCCGCGGAGCGCCGACAACACCGCACTGCGGATGACCGATGCGATGGCCTACGCGGCGGCGCCGCTCATCACGCACGACGGGTATGCGATCGGGAGTCTCTGCGTCTACGACACCCGCCCCAGGAGCTTCGCCGACGACGACCTCGCCGATCTCGCCGACCTCGCCGCGCTCGCCATGCGAGAACTCGAGCTGCGGCTCGCCGCCCGAGAGGCTCTCTTCGCAGCCTGA